The Sphingomonas sanxanigenens DSM 19645 = NX02 genome includes a region encoding these proteins:
- a CDS encoding HpcH/HpaI aldolase/citrate lyase family protein — MTMGLAPRSALFLPASNQRAIAKARSLAVDLILLDLEDAVKPADKLAARAGAVAAVAEGFGERSAAIRVNGEDSALYAEDMAAVRASAADMIVLPKVESAAAAAAAVRGSGKRLLAMIETPLGLLAAADIARVPGVTGLIAGTNDLSVTLGTPAGDDRAGLVLALQMIVLAARAGGVWALDGVFNRLDDPQALELQCGEGRRYGFDGKTLIHPNQVEIANRAFGPSDAELADAHALVAAATGGAERFEGRMVEAMHVDQARALIARAQRGAGSA; from the coding sequence ATGACTATGGGGCTCGCGCCGCGTTCAGCGCTGTTTCTTCCGGCTTCCAACCAGCGGGCGATCGCCAAGGCGCGCAGCCTGGCGGTGGACCTGATCCTGCTCGACCTCGAGGACGCGGTGAAGCCGGCGGACAAGCTTGCCGCGCGCGCGGGCGCCGTCGCGGCGGTTGCCGAAGGTTTTGGCGAGCGGTCGGCGGCGATCCGCGTGAATGGCGAGGATAGCGCTCTCTACGCGGAGGATATGGCGGCGGTACGGGCATCGGCGGCAGACATGATCGTGCTCCCGAAGGTCGAGTCGGCCGCGGCTGCCGCCGCCGCGGTGCGCGGCAGCGGCAAGCGGCTGCTCGCGATGATCGAAACGCCGCTCGGCTTGCTCGCGGCGGCCGACATCGCGCGCGTGCCGGGCGTCACGGGGCTGATCGCCGGCACCAATGATCTGTCCGTTACCCTGGGCACGCCCGCGGGGGATGATCGGGCCGGGCTGGTGCTGGCGCTGCAGATGATCGTGCTGGCCGCGCGGGCGGGCGGCGTCTGGGCGCTCGACGGCGTGTTCAACCGGCTCGACGACCCGCAAGCACTGGAACTGCAGTGCGGAGAAGGCCGGCGCTATGGCTTCGACGGCAAGACGCTGATCCACCCCAATCAGGTCGAGATCGCCAACCGTGCCTTCGGCCCTTCCGATGCCGAACTGGCCGATGCGCACGCGCTTGTCGCCGCTGCGACCGGCGGTGCGGAGCGCTTCGAGGGGCGGATGGTGGAGGCGATGCACGTCGATCAGGCCAGGGCGCTGATCGCACGCGCGCAGCGTGGTGCAGGCTCGGCCTAG
- a CDS encoding NfeD family protein, with the protein MAETLPLEGHWLWMILGFAMGVVEIVAPGYFLIWLGVAALLTGIVALLTGITLLLQLAVFAVLAAIAVFAGRRWFGADAIDASDPLQADRAQRLVGHVVVVIEAIDHGRGRVEAGGGIWNARGLDAPVGAQLRAVGSDHGALLVEPLP; encoded by the coding sequence ATGGCGGAAACGCTTCCGCTGGAAGGCCATTGGCTGTGGATGATCCTCGGCTTCGCAATGGGCGTGGTGGAGATCGTCGCGCCGGGATATTTCCTGATCTGGCTGGGTGTCGCGGCACTTCTGACCGGTATCGTCGCGCTGCTCACGGGCATCACGCTGCTGCTGCAACTGGCGGTATTCGCGGTGCTGGCGGCGATCGCGGTGTTCGCCGGCCGGCGCTGGTTCGGCGCGGATGCGATCGACGCCAGCGATCCGTTGCAGGCAGACCGCGCGCAGCGGCTCGTCGGGCATGTCGTGGTGGTGATCGAGGCGATCGACCATGGCCGCGGCCGGGTGGAGGCCGGCGGCGGCATCTGGAACGCGCGCGGTCTCGACGCGCCGGTCGGCGCGCAGCTCCGCGCCGTCGGCAGCGACCATGGCGCGCTGCTCGTCGAGCCGCTGCCATGA
- a CDS encoding antibiotic biosynthesis monooxygenase family protein, translating to MILRLWRGRIRTADRQAYADYIGETGGADYRSTPGNLGFQMLFRDLGDGRSEVTTLSWWRTLEDITAFAGADIALARYYPEDDRFLLDRPREVEHHEVSADSLFSPPSPARRDDQRSGAT from the coding sequence ATGATCCTGCGGCTTTGGCGCGGCCGCATCCGCACCGCCGACCGCCAGGCCTATGCCGACTATATCGGCGAGACCGGCGGCGCGGACTATCGATCGACGCCGGGCAATCTCGGCTTCCAGATGCTCTTCCGCGACCTGGGCGATGGCCGTTCGGAGGTCACGACCTTGAGCTGGTGGCGCACGCTGGAGGACATCACGGCGTTCGCCGGCGCCGACATCGCGCTCGCCCGCTATTATCCCGAGGACGACCGCTTCCTGCTCGACCGCCCGCGCGAGGTGGAGCACCACGAGGTGTCCGCGGACTCTCTTTTCTCCCCGCCGAGCCCTGCCCGGCGAGACGATCAGAGGTCGGGCGCGACATAG
- a CDS encoding TrmH family RNA methyltransferase produces MIREITGFSNPLVKQVRQLREKKHRRLSRRFLAEGLRILTEAHEAGALPELLFFAGDHDAHPLVAALIEATQAAGGEVLRTTPDILSKLSGKDNPQTVVGVYPERFTPLDDIDRGVADIWIVAQALRDPGNLGTILRTGDAVGAGGLILIDDCVDPFSVESVRASMGALFTQTIVQARWEQFLPWLRAGAGQLIGTSLNTDNDYQAPRYESPAFLLVGNEAQGLPEPYEAECDLLVKMPMLGKADSLNAAVATAVMAYELLNQRRARG; encoded by the coding sequence TTGATCCGTGAGATTACCGGCTTTTCGAACCCGCTGGTCAAGCAGGTTCGCCAGCTCCGCGAGAAAAAGCATCGGCGCCTGTCGCGCCGTTTTCTCGCCGAGGGGTTGCGCATCCTGACCGAGGCGCACGAGGCTGGCGCGCTGCCCGAACTGCTGTTCTTCGCCGGCGACCATGACGCGCATCCGCTCGTCGCCGCGCTGATCGAAGCGACGCAGGCAGCGGGCGGGGAGGTGCTTCGCACCACCCCCGACATTCTCTCCAAACTGTCGGGCAAGGACAATCCGCAGACCGTCGTCGGCGTCTATCCGGAACGCTTCACGCCGCTGGATGACATCGACCGTGGCGTGGCCGACATCTGGATCGTCGCACAGGCGCTGCGCGATCCGGGCAATCTCGGCACGATCCTGCGCACCGGCGACGCGGTGGGGGCTGGGGGGCTGATCCTCATCGACGACTGCGTCGATCCCTTCTCGGTGGAATCGGTGCGCGCCAGCATGGGCGCGCTGTTCACGCAGACGATCGTCCAGGCGCGCTGGGAACAGTTCCTTCCCTGGCTACGGGCCGGCGCGGGGCAGTTGATCGGTACCAGCCTCAACACCGACAACGACTATCAGGCGCCGCGCTACGAAAGCCCCGCCTTTCTGCTCGTCGGCAACGAGGCGCAGGGCCTGCCGGAGCCCTATGAGGCCGAGTGCGATCTGCTGGTGAAGATGCCGATGCTGGGCAAGGCGGACAGCCTCAACGCCGCGGTCGCCACCGCGGTGATGGCCTATGAATTGCTCAACCAGCGCCGCGCACGCGGCTGA
- a CDS encoding HPr family phosphocarrier protein, with product MTQISRTVTITNKRGLHARASAKFVTLAASLPATVMVEKDGSRVTGTSIMGLMMLGAAKGDSVTISARGDGAESAVTVLAKLVEDKFGEE from the coding sequence GTGACGCAAATCAGCAGGACGGTAACGATCACCAACAAGCGCGGGCTGCACGCGCGGGCAAGCGCGAAGTTCGTGACGCTCGCGGCATCGTTGCCCGCCACGGTGATGGTCGAAAAGGATGGATCCAGGGTGACGGGCACCTCGATCATGGGGCTGATGATGCTGGGCGCCGCCAAGGGCGACAGCGTGACGATCAGCGCGCGTGGCGATGGGGCGGAGTCCGCCGTGACGGTGCTTGCCAAGCTCGTCGAGGACAAGTTCGGCGAGGAATAG
- a CDS encoding PTS sugar transporter subunit IIA, translating into MIGLVLVTHGRLAAEFVVAMEHVVGPQTAIATICIGPDDDMEIRRADIAKAIESVDGGRGVILLTDLFGGTPSNLAISLMSPGRVEVIAGINLPMLIRLDGARKTMKVKEAVAAAREAGRKYISVASEVLGEAA; encoded by the coding sequence ATGATCGGTCTGGTGCTGGTGACACACGGTCGGCTTGCCGCCGAGTTCGTGGTTGCGATGGAGCATGTCGTCGGCCCGCAGACCGCAATCGCGACAATCTGCATCGGTCCCGACGACGATATGGAAATTCGCCGCGCGGACATCGCGAAGGCGATCGAATCGGTCGACGGCGGCCGCGGCGTCATCCTGCTGACCGATCTGTTCGGGGGCACACCCAGCAATCTCGCCATCTCGCTGATGTCGCCGGGACGGGTGGAAGTGATCGCGGGAATCAACCTGCCGATGCTGATCCGGCTGGACGGCGCGCGCAAGACGATGAAGGTCAAGGAAGCGGTTGCCGCTGCGCGGGAGGCGGGCCGCAAATATATTTCCGTGGCATCCGAGGTGCTTGGCGAGGCGGCGTGA
- the rapZ gene encoding RNase adapter RapZ, giving the protein MSDTGPAGAAAPRPKRILIVTGMSGAGKSTALNTLEDLGWEVVDNLPLPLLDRLLDAPIAAGAPDGERPLAIGVDSRTRGFDPVAIVRRIRQLADNGGPTVETLFLDCAGTELERRYAETRRRHPLAQDRPAADGIARERELMAPIREWADHLVDSTAFNSNALQGEIRGRFGGTHGPVTTVSVMSFGFSRGVPRNADLMFDMRFLRNPHWVPALKPRSGLDSDVAAYVAEDALYGPALTQIEDLLLLLLPRYESEGKAYVTIALGCTGGRHRSVHCAERIARRLRKAGFSLTVHHRDLGSKPQDALEGMPVGQQGLK; this is encoded by the coding sequence ATGAGCGATACCGGGCCGGCAGGCGCTGCCGCACCTCGTCCCAAGCGAATCCTGATCGTCACCGGCATGTCGGGCGCGGGCAAGTCGACCGCGCTCAACACGCTCGAGGATCTGGGCTGGGAAGTGGTCGACAATCTGCCGCTGCCGTTGCTCGATCGCCTGCTCGACGCACCGATCGCGGCCGGTGCGCCCGATGGTGAGCGGCCGCTGGCGATCGGTGTCGACAGCCGGACGCGCGGCTTCGATCCCGTCGCGATCGTTCGCCGCATCCGCCAGCTTGCCGACAATGGCGGTCCGACCGTGGAGACCCTGTTCCTCGACTGCGCCGGTACCGAACTCGAACGCCGTTACGCGGAGACGCGGCGCCGCCATCCGCTGGCGCAGGACCGTCCGGCGGCGGACGGCATTGCCCGCGAGCGCGAACTGATGGCGCCGATCCGCGAATGGGCGGATCATCTGGTCGATTCGACCGCGTTCAACAGCAACGCCTTGCAGGGCGAGATACGCGGCCGGTTCGGCGGCACGCACGGGCCTGTCACGACGGTATCGGTCATGTCGTTCGGCTTTTCGCGCGGTGTCCCGCGCAACGCCGATCTGATGTTCGACATGCGCTTCCTGCGCAATCCACACTGGGTGCCGGCGTTGAAGCCCAGGAGCGGGCTCGACTCCGACGTTGCCGCCTATGTTGCCGAGGATGCGCTTTACGGCCCCGCGCTGACGCAAATCGAAGATTTGTTACTGTTGCTGCTTCCGCGCTATGAAAGCGAAGGAAAGGCTTATGTTACAATAGCTTTAGGGTGCACCGGGGGACGTCATCGGTCGGTCCATTGCGCTGAGCGGATCGCGCGACGGTTGCGCAAAGCGGGTTTTTCGCTCACGGTTCACCATCGCGATCTGGGATCAAAACCACAAGACGCGCTTGAGGGGATGCCGGTGGGGCAACAGGGGCTGAAGTAG
- a CDS encoding HPr kinase/phosphorylase: MSGGEDRGAADATETLHASCVAIGGRAVLIEGLSGTGKSDLALRLIDRGAVLVSDDYTIVRRTAAGLRAFAPQTIAGRIEVRGIGIVAMPHVEDVPVALIVGLGEPVARLPEDGLARRIAGGAVPRVTLAGTEASAPIKVELALAAVGEAE; this comes from the coding sequence ATGAGCGGGGGTGAGGACCGCGGCGCGGCGGACGCGACCGAGACGCTTCACGCCTCGTGCGTCGCGATCGGCGGACGCGCGGTGCTGATCGAGGGGCTCTCGGGCACGGGCAAGTCGGACCTTGCGCTGCGCCTGATCGATCGCGGCGCGGTACTCGTCAGCGACGACTATACCATTGTCAGGCGCACGGCGGCGGGGCTGCGCGCCTTTGCGCCGCAGACCATCGCCGGTCGCATCGAGGTGCGCGGGATCGGCATCGTTGCGATGCCGCATGTCGAAGACGTGCCGGTGGCGCTGATCGTCGGTCTCGGCGAACCCGTCGCGCGCCTGCCGGAAGACGGGCTGGCGCGGCGGATTGCCGGGGGTGCGGTGCCGCGCGTCACATTGGCCGGAACCGAGGCGTCTGCGCCGATCAAGGTGGAACTGGCGCTTGCCGCCGTGGGGGAAGCGGAATGA
- a CDS encoding ATP-binding protein has product MAPDTDSATTVEPRDGAPLWAGRVSLTRRILAVNIFALAMLAGGFFYLDSYRARLVDDRLGQAEREVRILADSLDAAMVSQEPRLLVGFGATTEARVRTYAPDGRLTGDSWTLSGPNYRLIDPAEQRWEREAARYLDRIIDAVVGAERPPPYAEPAKDDAGDWPELVAAKRTHHSQVYLRRAPDRTHMISAAAPIGRSGALVLTTANARDIVRTVRAERLRLGIVLALVTIVSILLSLFLARTIVRPLRRLARAAVRVRLGRAREVVVPRLPSRRDEIGLLARAVSDMSHALNQRIDAIEAFAADVTHELKNPLASLGSALEALDRVKDPALAAQLLGIARADVRRLDRLITDVSDASRIDAQLARARFEPVDLGAMIESIVGTYAERGVERGVRMAFARPRVGVAVVMGEDQRLARVVQNLVDNAISFSPDGGLVQISATRVAHEVIVSIEDEGPGVPQESREAVFRRFHSERPPGEEFGRHSGLGLAIAKTIMEGHGGRIDIEDRRDGRNGAHFAIRLPAATTGEVA; this is encoded by the coding sequence ATGGCGCCGGATACCGATTCAGCGACGACGGTTGAGCCGCGTGACGGGGCGCCGCTCTGGGCAGGGCGCGTCTCGCTCACCCGGCGCATCCTCGCGGTCAACATCTTCGCCCTGGCGATGCTCGCCGGGGGCTTTTTTTATCTCGACAGCTATCGCGCGCGACTGGTCGACGACCGGCTGGGGCAGGCGGAGCGCGAGGTGCGCATCCTCGCCGACTCGCTCGATGCGGCGATGGTCTCGCAGGAGCCGCGCCTGCTCGTCGGCTTCGGCGCGACGACCGAGGCGCGCGTCCGCACCTATGCCCCCGATGGCCGGCTGACGGGGGACAGCTGGACGCTCTCAGGTCCCAATTACAGGCTGATCGATCCCGCCGAACAACGCTGGGAGCGCGAGGCGGCGCGCTATCTCGATCGGATCATCGATGCCGTCGTCGGTGCCGAACGGCCGCCGCCTTATGCCGAGCCGGCCAAAGACGATGCCGGCGACTGGCCCGAACTGGTCGCCGCGAAGCGTACGCATCATTCGCAGGTCTATCTGCGCCGCGCGCCGGACCGGACGCATATGATCTCGGCGGCGGCGCCGATCGGCCGCAGCGGCGCGCTGGTGCTGACCACTGCCAACGCGCGCGACATCGTCCGCACCGTCCGCGCCGAGCGGTTGCGGCTCGGCATCGTGCTCGCGCTGGTGACGATCGTCTCGATCCTGCTCTCGCTATTCCTCGCCCGCACGATCGTCCGGCCGCTTCGGCGACTGGCGCGTGCGGCGGTGCGCGTGCGGCTGGGGCGTGCGCGCGAGGTGGTTGTACCGCGGCTGCCCTCGCGCCGCGACGAGATCGGGCTGCTCGCGCGCGCCGTTTCGGACATGAGCCATGCGCTCAACCAGCGCATCGATGCGATCGAGGCCTTCGCCGCCGACGTCACCCACGAGCTCAAGAACCCCCTCGCCTCGCTGGGGTCGGCGCTCGAGGCGCTGGACCGGGTCAAGGATCCGGCGCTGGCCGCGCAGCTTCTCGGCATCGCGCGCGCCGATGTGCGCCGGCTCGACCGGCTGATCACCGACGTGTCGGACGCGTCGCGCATCGACGCCCAGCTCGCCCGCGCGCGCTTCGAACCCGTCGATCTCGGTGCGATGATCGAGTCGATCGTCGGGACATATGCGGAGCGGGGCGTCGAGCGCGGCGTGCGCATGGCCTTCGCTCGGCCGCGTGTGGGCGTGGCGGTGGTGATGGGTGAGGATCAGCGGCTGGCGCGGGTCGTCCAGAACCTCGTCGACAACGCGATCTCCTTCTCGCCCGATGGCGGGCTGGTGCAGATCAGCGCGACGCGCGTGGCGCACGAGGTGATCGTCTCGATCGAGGATGAGGGGCCGGGCGTTCCCCAGGAGAGCCGCGAGGCGGTGTTTCGCCGCTTCCACAGCGAACGCCCGCCCGGCGAGGAGTTCGGGCGCCATTCGGGGCTTGGGCTTGCGATCGCCAAGACGATCATGGAGGGCCATGGCGGCCGCATCGACATCGAGGACCGGCGGGACGGCAGGAACGGCGCGCATTTCGCCATCCGCCTGCCGGCAGCGACGACGGGCGAGGTGGCATGA
- a CDS encoding response regulator transcription factor: MAASIALVDDDRNILTSVSIALQAEGFVTRLYSDGEAALKALTDTPADLGVFDIKMPRLDGLELLRRLREKSDMPVIFLTSKDDELDEALGLAMGADDYITKPFSQRLLIARIRAILRRTEARAQPRDEAGDEPVSEPMVRGRLEMDPARHRVKWAGREVVLTVTEFMILETLAQWPGVVKNRNQLMDAAYQDDVYVDDRTIDSHIKRLRRKFRQVDSDFSAIETLYGAGYRFSDDG; the protein is encoded by the coding sequence ATGGCCGCTTCGATCGCGCTCGTCGACGACGACCGTAACATTCTGACATCGGTGTCTATCGCTTTACAGGCCGAAGGTTTCGTTACCCGGCTCTATTCGGATGGCGAGGCAGCGCTGAAGGCGCTGACCGATACGCCCGCCGACCTCGGCGTTTTCGACATCAAGATGCCGCGGCTCGATGGTCTCGAACTGCTGCGCCGGCTGCGCGAGAAAAGCGACATGCCCGTCATCTTCCTGACCTCCAAGGATGATGAGCTCGACGAGGCATTGGGCCTCGCCATGGGCGCCGACGACTATATCACCAAGCCCTTCTCGCAGCGCCTGCTGATCGCCCGGATCCGTGCGATCCTGCGCCGTACCGAGGCGCGCGCGCAGCCGCGCGACGAAGCGGGCGACGAGCCGGTGTCGGAGCCGATGGTGCGTGGCCGGCTGGAGATGGATCCGGCGCGGCACCGGGTGAAATGGGCCGGCCGCGAGGTGGTGCTGACCGTTACCGAATTCATGATCCTGGAGACGCTGGCGCAGTGGCCGGGGGTGGTGAAGAACCGCAACCAGCTGATGGACGCCGCCTATCAGGACGATGTTTATGTCGACGATCGCACGATCGACAGCCACATCAAGCGGCTGAGGCGCAAGTTCAGGCAGGTGGATTCGGATTTTTCGGCTATCGAGACGCTCTATGGCGCCGGATACCGATTCAGCGACGACGGTTGA
- a CDS encoding phosphoenolpyruvate carboxykinase: MAYRIPSFTLSDQGIATDAELHWNLGTAPLVEIAVKRSEGLLAKEGPLVVKTGKHTGRSANDKFIVRDAETEETVWWGKTNKGMTPAQFAALKADVLAYLGTSDTLFVQDLYGGSQPEHRVNVRVITEFAWHSLFIRTLLVRPEAGALAGFSPEYTIIDLPGFQADPERHGTRSETVIAVNFTEKLILIGGTKYAGEMKKSVFGILNYKLPVAGIMPMHCSANIGPGGDTAVFFGLSGTGKTTLSADASRTLIGDDEHGWSDTAVFNFEGGCYAKMIRLSPEAEPEIFATTRRFGTVLENVVIDEDSREIDLDDDSLAENSRGSYPIDFIPNASKDNLGPVPTNIIMLTADAYGVLPPIARLTPDQAMYHFLSGYTARVAGTEIGVTEPTATFSTCFGAPFMPRHPSIYGNLLKQRIAKGGVDCWLVNTGWTGGSYGVGKRMPIKATRALLNAALDGSLNDAEFRTDPNFGFKVPVKVPGVDAAILDPRDTWADKDAYDATARKLVGQFIDNFAQFEKHVDAAVLQAAPKAA; encoded by the coding sequence ATGGCTTACCGTATTCCATCCTTCACACTCTCCGATCAGGGCATCGCAACCGATGCGGAACTGCATTGGAACCTCGGCACCGCGCCCCTCGTCGAAATCGCGGTGAAGCGCAGCGAGGGCCTGCTCGCCAAGGAGGGTCCGTTGGTCGTCAAAACGGGCAAGCACACCGGCCGTTCCGCCAACGACAAGTTCATCGTCCGCGATGCCGAGACCGAAGAGACGGTGTGGTGGGGCAAGACCAACAAGGGCATGACCCCTGCGCAGTTCGCCGCGCTCAAGGCCGACGTCCTCGCCTACCTCGGCACCAGCGACACATTGTTCGTGCAGGACCTTTATGGCGGTTCGCAGCCCGAGCATCGCGTCAACGTTCGTGTCATTACCGAATTCGCCTGGCACAGCCTGTTCATCCGCACATTGCTCGTCCGGCCGGAAGCCGGGGCGCTTGCGGGCTTCAGCCCCGAATATACCATCATCGACCTGCCCGGCTTCCAGGCCGATCCCGAGCGTCATGGCACGCGCAGCGAGACCGTGATCGCAGTGAACTTCACCGAGAAACTCATTCTGATCGGCGGCACCAAATATGCCGGCGAGATGAAGAAGTCGGTGTTCGGCATCCTCAACTACAAGCTGCCCGTCGCCGGTATCATGCCGATGCACTGTTCGGCGAACATCGGCCCCGGCGGCGACACCGCGGTGTTCTTCGGCCTTTCCGGCACCGGCAAGACGACGCTGTCCGCAGACGCCAGCCGCACCCTGATCGGCGACGACGAGCATGGCTGGTCGGACACGGCCGTGTTCAACTTCGAGGGGGGCTGCTACGCCAAGATGATCCGCCTCTCGCCCGAGGCCGAGCCGGAGATCTTCGCCACCACCCGGCGGTTCGGCACGGTGCTGGAGAATGTGGTGATCGACGAGGACAGCCGCGAGATCGACCTCGACGATGACAGCCTGGCCGAAAACAGCCGCGGCTCCTACCCGATCGACTTCATCCCCAATGCGTCGAAGGACAATCTGGGGCCGGTGCCGACCAACATCATCATGCTGACGGCGGATGCCTATGGCGTGCTGCCGCCGATCGCGAGGCTGACGCCAGATCAGGCGATGTACCATTTCCTGTCGGGTTATACCGCGCGCGTCGCCGGCACGGAGATCGGCGTGACCGAGCCGACCGCGACATTCTCCACCTGCTTCGGCGCGCCGTTCATGCCCCGCCACCCTTCCATCTACGGAAACCTGCTCAAGCAACGGATCGCGAAGGGCGGCGTCGATTGCTGGCTGGTCAACACCGGCTGGACCGGCGGCAGCTATGGCGTGGGCAAGCGCATGCCGATCAAGGCGACCCGCGCGCTGCTCAACGCCGCGCTCGACGGCAGCCTCAACGATGCCGAGTTCCGCACCGATCCGAATTTCGGCTTCAAGGTGCCCGTGAAGGTTCCGGGCGTCGACGCGGCGATCCTCGATCCGCGGGACACGTGGGCGGACAAGGATGCGTATGATGCGACCGCGAGGAAGCTCGTCGGTCAGTTCATCGACAATTTCGCCCAGTTCGAAAAGCATGTCGACGCCGCAGTGTTGCAGGCTGCACCCAAAGCGGCCTGA
- a CDS encoding PilZ domain-containing protein: MKALEPANAAAADDDEPKIGTSAGWSMTMDDIAPPPPPLRLATDEDEARAAGTAALSVLQIGKLITAENQSLCTLHSVTANGATAQATVALAVGTPVAIGFRSSHILTGRVASSRNMLTTVVFDEPADIESLLAVQHYGVSGRFLPDSVRVEVFGTVKVEVDGLSFDTELFDISLSGAKLADLEPFMIGTRIILSIEGLPMRSGYIRWRRDGRAGVAFNLGMPFEVLSAWVLEQPSRLALDTLGTGTILPSARQAR, translated from the coding sequence ATGAAGGCGTTGGAACCGGCGAATGCGGCAGCGGCCGACGATGACGAGCCGAAAATCGGCACCTCGGCGGGATGGAGCATGACGATGGACGATATTGCCCCACCCCCGCCCCCACTGCGTCTGGCAACCGACGAGGACGAGGCGCGTGCAGCCGGCACCGCGGCGCTGTCGGTCCTTCAGATCGGCAAACTGATCACCGCTGAAAACCAGTCGCTGTGCACCCTCCACAGCGTGACCGCCAACGGTGCCACCGCGCAGGCTACGGTTGCGCTCGCGGTGGGCACGCCGGTCGCGATCGGCTTCCGCTCCTCGCACATTCTCACCGGCCGCGTCGCGTCTTCGCGCAACATGCTGACGACGGTCGTGTTCGACGAGCCGGCCGACATCGAGTCGCTCCTCGCGGTCCAGCATTACGGCGTCAGCGGCCGCTTCCTGCCCGATTCGGTGCGCGTCGAGGTCTTCGGTACGGTAAAGGTCGAGGTCGACGGCCTGAGCTTCGACACCGAACTCTTCGACATCTCGCTTTCGGGTGCGAAGCTTGCCGATCTCGAACCCTTCATGATCGGCACCCGCATCATCCTCTCGATCGAGGGATTGCCGATGCGTTCGGGCTATATCCGCTGGCGGCGCGATGGGCGCGCGGGCGTTGCCTTCAACCTCGGCATGCCGTTCGAGGTGCTGTCTGCCTGGGTGCTGGAGCAGCCGTCGCGCCTCGCGCTCGATACGCTCGGCACCGGCACCATCCTTCCATCGGCGCGACAGGCGCGCTGA
- a CDS encoding ThuA domain-containing protein, with protein MTRTIPFALAAVALAAPSAALADSQFKLLVLSIPNTYHYEYIPVARDSLERLAKLHAFEFTWTNRTEAFDGDLSQYAAVMFLNTPGEELNPSQRAKFEAYMRAGGNAIIVHRAAITPPGNWPWYEKLVGRSFVIHPMLQTGVVTVADNSFPATFGLPDRWIWSDEFYVLANPYRVSITPVLNVDETSYDPTKIWPGQVSKPMGKDHPVAWHHRHEKGRVFVTTLGHNVEMYRDPTYLTHLMGGIYWTATGRGERRR; from the coding sequence ATGACCCGCACGATCCCATTCGCGCTCGCCGCCGTCGCGCTCGCCGCACCATCGGCTGCGCTTGCCGATAGCCAGTTCAAGCTGCTCGTGCTCTCGATCCCCAACACATATCATTACGAATATATTCCGGTCGCGCGCGACAGCCTCGAGAGACTCGCGAAACTGCACGCCTTCGAATTCACGTGGACCAACCGTACCGAGGCGTTCGACGGCGACCTGAGCCAATATGCCGCGGTGATGTTCCTCAATACGCCGGGCGAGGAGCTGAACCCGTCGCAGCGCGCGAAATTCGAGGCCTATATGCGCGCCGGCGGCAACGCGATCATCGTCCACCGCGCGGCGATCACGCCGCCGGGCAACTGGCCCTGGTACGAGAAGCTGGTCGGCCGATCCTTCGTCATCCACCCGATGCTGCAGACGGGCGTCGTCACCGTGGCCGACAACAGTTTTCCCGCCACCTTCGGCCTGCCCGACCGCTGGATCTGGAGCGACGAATTCTACGTGCTCGCCAACCCCTACAGGGTCAGCATCACCCCGGTCCTGAACGTCGACGAGACGAGTTATGACCCGACGAAGATCTGGCCTGGCCAGGTCTCCAAGCCGATGGGCAAGGATCATCCGGTCGCCTGGCACCACCGCCACGAAAAGGGGCGCGTGTTCGTCACCACGCTCGGCCACAATGTCGAGATGTACCGCGATCCGACCTATCTGACGCACCTGATGGGCGGCATCTACTGGACTGCGACGGGGCGCGGCGAACGGCGGCGCTGA